From the genome of Nicotiana tabacum cultivar K326 chromosome 17, ASM71507v2, whole genome shotgun sequence:
GCCACATATTAAAAAActagaagagagagaaaaagaaaaaaaattaaaaaaattaaaaggagCATACATTTTATGTAAGGATATGTTGTTGCACGATAAAATCTcaagatatatatataatgataAGTTTTAGGTGAGAGAATCTCAAGAATGATATATTAGGAATATTAAAAGTtgtagattttaaaataaattatattttatgtaattttctaaAAGTAGTTAGTAACTTATTTAAATAAGTCTTAAATAAGTTGTATTATGTGTaaattctacttttttttttgggCTTCCCGAGCTGGAAAACTCCACGTTATTAATGCAATTTTCTTTTCGcgaatttatattttatattttatatgaagATATCCTAATTAATGAAACGGTGTGTATGTACTAGAAATGCTCGGAGAAGCTCTTAAAATGATAAATGTAATGAGACGTTTATTTtagtaaataaaagaaagtaataaAGATTTTAACTGAAGTAAACGATAAAAGCTACTCCCTCTGTGTTAACttatgtgaacatatttgacTGGACacgaatttaaaaaaaaatcaagactTTTGAACTTATGATGTAAAACGAAgcacatattttgtgtggctataaattattgcataaagATAAATTGTTTCTTATTATGGAACGAGGTAATTTTTTTGGCACagattaaaaaggaaataagttcacataaatttaaACAGAGGGAGTATGATATTTCTTATTAACATCAATTTTAAGGTTCattcaataaaaataataattagggAAGTAATGTCTTGATTTAGTTTCATTCCTGCATAACAATCGGTCAATCACTATATATATTACAATTCATCTAATAACATCTGTATTATAATCTAGTTTAGCTATACATGTTGCCGTAAATAATGGCTTGGTCTAAGttaatttcttctcttttattaccTGTTCATGTGTGATGTTAATATTAACTGCAATCGGTTCAGACTTCAGTATGtcatttttcaaattcaaaatttcaGTTAATCACAGCTTTGTCTAATACTCATACTCCGTTTGACTTAACTAATTGCATTTTACATGCAGAGAGGAGATGAAAACATAAATTGTTTCCATTGTAAACTACATAACTATAACGGAAAGTTGTGTCGAGATGCAAGTGTACAGCATAATACAAAAATTAGTTTACTGAAGGTGGACAAATACTTGGAAACACCCAAATTTAAACTCGGGAGAAGGAGAAATAAATCAAATAATTCATTCAATAATCAATAGAATGCTTATATTAGAATAGGAAACTGATGTTCTTGAGAATAACAGTATGTAACACATATCCTTTTTTTGCTGGGAAAATTCAGTAGGGTTTAGATAGTAATAAGTTTTACGTTTGTATCACATTTACGCCTTCACAAATTATCCTGCCAAGAGATTTAAAACCTTTACAACCCCTCCAGAGACTCCAAAGAAAGTGTTtaatttgctaacataataatGTCAACATCTCACATCACCTGGCTGCCTAACTATGGGTACGAAAAGATTCTGGGACATATATAGGGTCCTCTATATATATACGTACCCAATTCATTGTGGGTTGATGAATTAATGCACCAGATTATCTATAGACTATAATAAGTATACAAGGTTTCAAGCATTATGTTGGTTCTTAATCTTGAAATTCTACTTCCTACGAAGATCATAATTTACTTATATTGTGAATTTTTTATTCTGCAACAGCTATCACCGCATAAAATCACCTGTCCGAAAGTCACTGAATTGTGTCTTTCAATATAAGGGACCTGCAAAATAAATCCTTTCTTTTTCTCATTCTCGTCtcacttagggtgtgtttggtacaaaagaaaatgtttttcaaTTTTCCCGTTTAGTTCGCTTAAATGTTTTAGAGAATATTTTACTCTTGAACTCATTTTTATCCcgttggaggaaaatgttttccctatcaagagaagggaaaacattttccaaaactcattCTCAACCTTCCCTACCCTATTCCCCATCCCCAcccaagagaagggaaaacattctTTTCAtgataaaaaaaaagtatttttttttaatttcaataaaatgagtattttctttttgtgatataaaaaaattattttcttttatttcaataaagtgagtactttattttcatgttgtagaaagagtactttctttttctaccaaaaaaaggtattttttttttagttacgAAACACAAATTTCAACattatttttacataaaaaagTAAAGCAACGCATTAGTTCCTTTGGATTTATGTGCCTTTTTTAGAGACTTAGGGGAAGGGGCAGGAGGTGCTGatgagagtagcataaaaaaatattttactactctctaaccaaacactaaaaaatatttttcggaaaaaagTTTTCACTCACCAaacaaacaagggaaaataagtgataaaaccactaATTTTTCATAACATTTTCCTTGTACGAAACACACCCTTATACTAATTTGGGTATTAGTTGTGAAACTGGTTGATAAAGAAACAACGATATTCTCTTCAAAGAATACCGCAAGTAATCTAAATGAGAGGGGTAATTCTACTAGTCCTAGCAATTGTATTTCTTTGGTTGATTTGTCTTCTTATTTCCGTGATAGGAGCTGACTGACATGTCAACAACACaataccaaaaaaacaaaacataaaaagCGGGACTGATTAGAAAACCACCTAGAAACCCCAATCTAATGCCAGAAAGGGGAATTAATTGAGACTTTTAGATCTAACTTAGAAAAAGGAGTAAACCTAATGGGCAATTTCTAGTTAGAATCTAAAGTACTACGGTAGATAAATATACTAAAGTCCTTCATTGTATGCTTGAACGGGGAAAGACCATAAAACACAGAACATTCAGCCTTTGAAGCTGCTAATTAGAGTTTGGAATTTGTGTGATCaaagaattaattatttgccTAAACTCTTCCTAATCAGATTTATGCACAAAGAAAAAAGTCTCTAATATAATGAGTCTAATTTAATCAAATACGGGGTTTTGCAGTCTTGCCTTAAGTTTGTTTCCTCTTGATTGCTTGTTTGCAGTTGTGCATAAATACCTTAAACACTTGTCTCTTCACGCCCACTTCGTTACAGAACTGCTGCACTTCTTGCTCATCTTGTTTCTGAATCCTCCATCCCAGCTTCTCAGCAAATTCTTGCATTTTCTCCTTCTGTTGTTGAGTGAATTTCGTCCGAAATCTCTTCTTCGACGCCGAAAAAGTGCAAGGTTGAATAACCCCTTGCCCTCCGGCATTTGAGTTAAACATATTCAGATCCTCACTCGATGATTCAGCCGGAACTCCGCTATTCCCTCCGAAGTTCATCATCACTGGTGGCATCGGACCTCTAGAATAGCCATGAGTGTACTTATGATAGTGTTGCTGCTGCGGCGGAGCTGGAAGGGAAGGCGGAATTTGGGCGTGTATACGGTGGCTGTTGCTATTATTTCTATGCACACCAGCTGTTTGTGATTCGTCCTCAGTTTCTTTCCTATGAAAGTTGCGGTGACAATCACAAGCTGCACATTTCAGGTATTCTGGGGTTCCTTCTTCTCCACTTGGCATGAATTCTCCGCAACCGTCGAGGACATGTCCTCCCATGCTTGCCGCATGATTCTTGAGACATTCTTTGTATCGAACGGAGCTATTCTTGTCACTTGCTGAGGTTGTCGATTGCTGTCGAAGCTGTACTGCAATAACAGTCGGATCTGGATCTGAATTTTGAGTAAGATTATGCTGATGATCTAGGGTTTGGTTAGGACTGAATATGGTATTTCCATGGCTAATTTGTTCATTTCTTGTCCTATCTGGTAGACTTGAAACTATAGGAGCAGTAGGGAGTTTGGCTGCAGCAAAGGGTGTTGATTCTTGCTGGTTGAGGTGAGATGAATTAAAACCGATAGAATTGGGCATGCCCATATCCTTGTCTTGACCTGTGTGTTCCATAAATCCTAGTATCTGAAATGACTCTGATCTTAGATTTCAGCTTCTGGTAATCTGTCCTAATTTACAAGAAATATCTTTTCAACTCTTTTAGAAAAAACTCAGTAATATATCATTAATTGAAGAACTAATCACTTGAGTGATCTAAGACTTGTCATTTCACCCTATAAAGTGGACATTTTTAGTGCTAACTCCTCAGCTCTCACTAATTCCCTATACGTAAGCTAATTTAAGATGCTGACAAATGGACAAAAGATTGACCCAATGACTTGGTTAGCTAGGTAGTACGGAGTACTATTCGGAGATGGGGTAATTTCTGTAAAATTGAGAGAGACCCCTTTCTAAATTAAACAGCCGGTCAACAAGTGGTAAAACTAGATTTTGAAGTCACTGACAGTAAACATCAGAGATTTATTGATTAAAGGGACAGGTTTTGGAATAATTAATAAATCCTAGACTAATTAGCAGTATTCTTTATCTGCTTAGTTGGATTAGCAACATATATTTGAAGGAAAGATGCAATCTTAAAGTTATCAAAGAGGGGAAAGCACGAGGGGTTGGAAGCCAAAAGAATAATTAATGAGGAAAGATGGTCTTGCTGTCTCCTTAGAGGCATCAACCAAGAAACCACACTTGAGGAGGAGGCAGTGGAGATAGTTTTGTAGTTGTAGCTAAAGAAAGAGTAATGAGTGACGACTTGCCATAAGATAGTGATGAAAGTAAGACTTACTCCACTAAACAACCGACAAAGTCATGTTCGTCCTCTTCTGCAGCCTGCTCACTGGTCCAAGAATGTCATTATTGGCTTAGCTTTCTTTCAGTATGTCAGAATTTAAAGAACCGGAAAACGTGGAATAATATAGAGGGGAGCTAGATGAATACAATGGTGATGTGACTTAACTATGGTCCCTGCAAATCTTCCTGTGATCTGTATAAATTCTTTTCCAAAACGTGATTTAGTTTCAAGAATCTACAAACAAAACGAGTCTTACACCCGTAACAAGATAAGACAAAATGGTTAATCAAAACAATTAGGCGGCCAATTCATTGATTATAAGCTCGGTAAAAAAGAGAATAGTATTGGGGTCTTTTTGGTACTGTACGTAAGTGTGGAAAATAAAGTGTAGATATATGGTCCACGGTAAAGCAAGGCAGCAATTTGTTCCCGTTAGTGTGTGTGTCAGATGACAGAAgttacacacacaaaaaaaaatctcTCTCTCTAAACCTTGTTATCAAGAGAATCTGTTAGAGATTTTCCTTTAGTTTTCTGAATGATAGTAATGTTACTGTTTCCACAAGCACAGTGGCATCTGTAAAGACTTCACTGTTTTTGTATTCCAAGTGAGAAcattattaaaagaagaaaaatgagggAGAAGAAAATGTATGATCTGAAGCAAAAATTGGTGAAAACggttaatttatctattttatcaaACATAACAATATCTATCGACTACTCGTTCATTCAGGATTAAAAAAAAAGGGTAACTTTACATTGAAAATTTCCTTTATTGGAATTTAAACGAATATGTGGAATGTTCAACTTGTCATTTGGCGACAACATATTTTCTGGCATTGTTGAGATGAAACACTCTAGCTTATAGTTTGTTAGAAGCTGgaaacgagagagagagagagtataaaATATAATTTCTGTAATTGTTGCTTTTGATGATATGTAGGAGACGGATTTGGAAATTGTTGCTGGTATCACTGCATCACCGTCCAATTGAAACTTTAGGAGAATATTATATTATTAGACTTACTGAAAGTAGTATACTTACAATAACGCGTCCAGGATCAGTGTTTGGACCTTTTTCTTGTTTTAACCAATTAATAAGTAATCTTTAGTCCATCCAGTTTAACCAATTGATGATTGGAGCTTTTGTTCCTAATAACGGAAAGAAAAAACGATTAGTTTAATCGCTCTGAAGACAACTCTTTTCTTGATTGCTGGAACAAGTTCCAACTGGTTCCTTGTTTAACTAATGTCGGATTAGGGTTTCAATTATTAAACTAAGATAAGGATCTTACTGATAAATTAATTTAACTAGTACAACTGGTAGGTTCCTATGGATAAACGTGGCAAAACCCTAGCCATTTTATCACGACTTTTCTACGATATTTTACGACAAATTTTCAATTCCTTGCATGATACTTCTCAACCGTGTCTCCTAGACCGGAAGTAGAAGAGTAAATTTGTAATAGTACAATAATTAAAGGGGTgctaacttcttttattttttaattttgtggACTTAAAAGGTAATTAATAAAATTGAGAAAGCTCTATCAAAATTGTGTTGGAATTAGCCCCTCTGCCAATTTCAGGAAAAAAaggtattttttaaataaataaaaagtttaTGCAAATACGTAGAAATTTTTCTTGGATAATTGTAATTTTTATGGAGATTTTTGAATCGCTATTTTAACAAACTAAGAGCTTTAATTTTAAAAGCACTCTAAAACTAATTCATAGATTTTAGGGAAAATATGCATATATTTAACTAAAACTAGTACTACAGGTTTTGAATTTTCTCGACGAAAtctaggaagaaaaaaaaaaggaaaagtaaaCGCCACCCAAATTTAAATTAGTAATAATGTATTCCTGTTGTTTCAGGATAAGTAAACGCCACCTAATTTTAAATTCGTAATACTGTATTCCAGTTGTCTCTCAATATTATTCTGTCAAGTTTGGCCGAAATGAGAAATGGATCTTTATATCTGTTCAGTAGTAAGAGTCAACAGAACATGTCGACGCGTTCTCCTGTGATTGGTTAATGTGGCGGTGTCTTGTAGCCGTCTTTAACATTGCACTGTGTTAATTACTTAATTTGATGAAAAAGCTCTTCTATTTATTACAGCTAGTTTTTCTTTCCTTCCAACCCATACTAGTTATAATGGATCATTATAATGAAGTAACTAAATAAATCCAAATGCCTTTTCCTTATAATGTATTGAAGTGAGGGCAACagcttctttaaaaaaaaattctgtcAAAGAATTAGAAGCAAACTTGAATAGTGATCCAATAGTCTAATTAAGTAggatattttctctttttatctcaAAATGGGAGTTTGAGCTATagtatttctcaagaattttCGTAAGCGATACAATATTCAAAGAAgtgaacaaataaataaattactgCAAAGACAAACGATGTCActttttatatttatatctaatatttttattttatttattatttatacatatattacAAAAAAAATTCGACTCACCGCTTCAAGCAAGTGCCTACGCCCCTGAGTATTACCGGTATAATACTTAAAACGgcaaagggtcaaatataccatgtacttttgaaaatggtctaagaatacccctcgttatactattgggctatatataccctttccgtcatactttggaataaatatacccttattttggatggagtgccacgtgtcagcaccagatgaaaacgacccatttcttttttttacccGATTCATTTTAAAAAACCCATCACCCGGCCcgttttaaaattcagttttgttaaagcatatattttgtaaaaactgaaaaaaaaaaattatatttttaagtctttttagtttttttaaagtattctttttgtaaaaactgaaaaaaaa
Proteins encoded in this window:
- the LOC107776098 gene encoding zinc-finger homeodomain protein 6-like gives rise to the protein MEHTGQDKDMGMPNSIGFNSSHLNQQESTPFAAAKLPTAPIVSSLPDRTRNEQISHGNTIFSPNQTLDHQHNLTQNSDPDPTVIAVQLRQQSTTSASDKNSSVRYKECLKNHAASMGGHVLDGCGEFMPSGEEGTPEYLKCAACDCHRNFHRKETEDESQTAGVHRNNSNSHRIHAQIPPSLPAPPQQQHYHKYTHGYSRGPMPPVMMNFGGNSGVPAESSSEDLNMFNSNAGGQGVIQPCTFSASKKRFRTKFTQQQKEKMQEFAEKLGWRIQKQDEQEVQQFCNEVGVKRQVFKVFMHNCKQAIKRKQT